Proteins encoded by one window of Geobacter sp. DSM 9736:
- a CDS encoding DMT family transporter has translation MHNSRNSSVSDSRVTFMLVLTTLFWGGSFVFNKIGFRDIPPVTFLFLRFSLATLIMGIVCLPRFRRFDREILKNGLIVGVALAATNLTFVLGVSGTSASRAGFLNNLFVLLIPLLCYLFWRERFDRWTLAGLFLAFAGLWQLAQGGLEGFNRGDLLSTICAFFIALHIIVVSRVLRNEDIYLVSLVQFATVATVGGILFMILPGQPFRFTAASAGALGYCAIFPTVICFTLQNTYQRYTTPTRAGLIYTLDPVWSMLGGMALLGERLTSREWIGCGLIFAAVVVPLLVRRMREERSTAAYPTGEIAAD, from the coding sequence ATGCACAATTCCCGCAACAGTTCGGTCTCCGACAGCCGCGTCACATTCATGCTGGTCCTCACCACCCTCTTCTGGGGAGGCAGTTTCGTTTTCAACAAGATCGGCTTCCGCGACATTCCGCCCGTTACTTTCCTGTTTCTACGGTTTTCCCTTGCTACGCTAATCATGGGAATCGTCTGCCTGCCGCGGTTCCGGAGGTTTGACAGGGAGATCCTGAAAAACGGCCTCATCGTCGGTGTCGCGCTCGCAGCCACAAATTTGACCTTCGTCCTCGGTGTGAGCGGGACGAGCGCATCCCGCGCCGGGTTTCTCAACAACCTCTTCGTGCTCCTCATCCCCCTGCTCTGCTACCTGTTCTGGCGGGAGCGGTTCGACCGCTGGACTCTGGCGGGGCTTTTTCTCGCATTCGCAGGTCTCTGGCAGCTGGCCCAGGGAGGCCTGGAAGGCTTCAACCGCGGCGACCTTCTTTCCACCATATGCGCTTTTTTCATCGCCCTCCACATCATCGTCGTATCACGGGTGCTTCGCAACGAGGACATCTACCTTGTAAGCCTCGTCCAGTTCGCGACGGTCGCAACGGTGGGGGGTATTCTGTTCATGATCCTTCCCGGACAGCCCTTCCGGTTTACAGCAGCATCCGCAGGAGCTCTCGGCTACTGCGCGATCTTCCCGACGGTGATCTGTTTTACACTTCAAAACACCTATCAGAGGTATACCACGCCGACGCGCGCCGGCCTCATCTACACGCTGGACCCGGTATGGAGCATGTTGGGAGGAATGGCACTGCTGGGAGAAAGGCTGACTAGCAGGGAATGGATCGGCTGCGGGCTGATATTCGCAGCGGTGGTGGTTCCGCTTCTCGTCCGCCGCATGCGGGAAGAGCGTTCAACAGCTGCCTACCCCACCGGAGAGATTGCTGCGGATTGA
- a CDS encoding putative Ig domain-containing protein translates to MKQDEILVKFRENVSEVTRQKVHLKHGSKKIREFLSKRLHHVKIKAGISIEDAIRHYESDPEVEYAEPDFLYSHHLVPNDSGYSQQWGLMKIDAPTAWDTATGSNATVVAVIDSGVDYTHPDLAPNMWTNSGEIAGNGLDDDGNGYVDDIYGINPFSGTSDPMDENGHGTHVAGIIGAAGNNGEGVAGVTWNTKILACKAGDAAESISTSSVIACLNYLKTMKSRGVNIVASNNSWGGWGYSKSLYEAIKAQTDILFIASAGNDTGDNDKIPVYPSGFNLPNVISVTATDGGDGKARFSNYGKKSVHIAAPGESIYSTRPGDSYGSGSGTSLAAPFVTGLAGLIKSHYPDSTGARIKNLILAGGDPVAEMTEVSITGRRINAARSLACVDRPVFSVIDYPSPPVTGVAATLSVLSINCDSPAGPVVVTTASGQSITLLDDGAAPDSAASDGIFTGTWVPQREGEYLTFTSPAGAEGVETPALTIASTYIAEGNTRTTYSFLLRAQGGMPPYRWDVLSGNLPPGLSLNSTSGEISGIPATPGTYSFNLQVTDGLNRAVSIDTLIKVVDAPVVERWANTFDNGYAETGRGVVSDGNGNVHVGVDSSSAGDLTGNYVTFKYDASGNVVWREDYSPSQYITAHGIAIDGFRNTYVTGYLFSGKCLTLKRDSLGNLLWSKTIEDMNCYGVATDQSDGIYLAGYSNGTTSDAALVKLDAAGNVIWTKKFDSGSSDQFNAVTVDREGNILATGSKGGLNTDCITNKYDGSGNLLWSTTYDSSSYNESGTGITTDADKNIIVASSTSSNNYLTIKYDADGGLLWARTYSAGASSVSTARGIVADRLGNLYVTGSSRATTSSTYDFLTLKYNPEGVVLWSKTFDMGGGENAYGIALDGAGSIYVTGNSQSGVNTDAVTVKYSEFPLIVTSSLPEAYSGVYYGRSLAVTGGKSPYTWSVASGALPEGLTLDGSSGTISGVPTAAGSYSFAVEVADSEGATASKDFSVSVHPPLAITVASMPGAKTGLPYLEGISGGGGKSPYSWSITSGSLPDGLTLDGEAGVIAGTPLLTGSFTFTVLLADSNGSTVEKPLSIVVFPYPPVVTTLSLAVATTGEHYGQTLTAAGGDAPYTWSVISGSLPSGMTLHGLGTLSGTPSATGSYTFVVMVTDAQASTSTQELTINVYEPLRILTTALSSGEVGVPYFDAVDGAGGKTRYSWSVSSGSLPDGLFLGSAMGVISGTPIAAGTFAFTIQLTDGNGFTVFKPLTVTIDSRQLTVTTSSLPGGATGAPYEQALAATGGTSPYSWSIISGSLPDGLVLNQTTGAITGIPGQEGDYSFTVRVTDAASARVDRQLALAVSCSTLPARVNGLLQSYFGTLQAAYAAAGDGNVIELRNVAFADSITFNRGIHVVIKGGYDCSYSGNEGLTAINGPLVINAGSIDVEHLVIR, encoded by the coding sequence GTGAAACAGGATGAGATCCTCGTCAAATTCAGGGAAAATGTTTCAGAAGTAACCCGGCAGAAAGTTCACCTCAAGCACGGTTCGAAAAAGATCAGGGAATTTCTTTCGAAGCGCCTCCATCACGTCAAGATCAAGGCGGGAATAAGCATTGAGGATGCAATACGGCACTACGAAAGCGATCCTGAAGTCGAATACGCCGAGCCCGATTTTCTCTACTCACACCATCTGGTCCCCAATGATTCGGGGTACAGCCAGCAGTGGGGGTTGATGAAGATAGACGCCCCGACGGCGTGGGATACTGCTACGGGGAGCAATGCGACGGTCGTTGCCGTGATAGACAGCGGGGTCGACTACACGCATCCCGACCTGGCGCCGAACATGTGGACCAATTCAGGGGAGATAGCCGGGAACGGATTGGATGACGACGGCAATGGATATGTGGATGACATTTACGGCATCAATCCTTTTTCGGGTACCAGCGACCCAATGGACGAGAATGGGCACGGGACGCATGTAGCCGGAATAATCGGGGCTGCAGGGAATAACGGGGAAGGGGTAGCGGGAGTTACCTGGAACACGAAAATATTGGCATGCAAGGCGGGTGATGCAGCGGAGAGTATAAGCACGAGCAGCGTCATTGCATGTCTTAACTACCTCAAGACGATGAAGAGCAGGGGAGTTAACATCGTTGCAAGCAACAACAGCTGGGGAGGATGGGGCTACTCCAAATCACTATACGAAGCGATAAAAGCGCAGACAGATATCCTTTTCATTGCTTCGGCAGGTAATGATACCGGAGACAACGACAAGATACCGGTCTACCCTTCCGGATTCAACCTTCCTAACGTAATTTCCGTCACTGCAACCGACGGCGGTGACGGCAAAGCCAGGTTCTCCAATTACGGAAAAAAGAGTGTCCATATAGCGGCTCCCGGGGAGTCCATCTACAGCACGAGGCCGGGAGATAGCTATGGGAGCGGGTCGGGAACGTCATTGGCGGCTCCATTCGTAACCGGTCTGGCCGGTCTGATAAAATCTCACTACCCCGATTCAACCGGGGCGAGGATCAAGAACCTCATCCTTGCGGGTGGTGACCCCGTCGCCGAAATGACCGAGGTGTCCATAACCGGAAGACGGATCAACGCAGCCCGCTCCCTTGCCTGCGTTGACCGCCCTGTTTTCTCGGTCATCGATTACCCTTCTCCACCCGTCACCGGAGTAGCTGCTACCCTTTCGGTGCTGAGCATCAACTGCGATTCCCCGGCAGGGCCGGTTGTGGTAACTACAGCCTCCGGTCAGAGCATCACCCTCCTCGATGATGGAGCAGCCCCTGATTCTGCTGCTTCAGACGGCATCTTTACGGGGACGTGGGTCCCTCAGCGGGAAGGGGAGTACCTGACATTCACTTCTCCGGCCGGCGCAGAGGGGGTGGAAACTCCGGCCCTTACCATCGCATCCACCTACATTGCAGAAGGCAATACCAGGACCACCTACAGCTTTTTACTCCGGGCACAGGGAGGAATGCCGCCATACAGGTGGGACGTTCTAAGCGGAAATCTTCCCCCCGGCCTTTCACTGAACAGCACCAGCGGAGAGATATCCGGCATTCCAGCTACCCCAGGCACATACAGCTTCAACCTCCAGGTCACGGATGGTCTGAACAGAGCGGTTTCGATCGATACCCTCATAAAGGTGGTGGATGCTCCTGTGGTAGAGCGGTGGGCAAACACATTCGATAACGGCTATGCCGAAACGGGGCGTGGCGTCGTGTCTGACGGAAACGGTAATGTGCACGTGGGCGTGGATTCCTCCAGTGCAGGCGACTTGACCGGCAACTACGTCACATTCAAGTACGATGCATCGGGTAACGTAGTATGGAGGGAGGACTACTCGCCGAGCCAGTACATCACGGCGCACGGTATCGCCATCGACGGTTTCCGCAATACCTATGTCACCGGGTATCTCTTCAGCGGCAAGTGTCTGACCTTGAAACGGGACTCGCTCGGGAACCTTCTCTGGTCTAAGACGATCGAGGACATGAACTGCTATGGGGTCGCTACCGATCAGTCGGATGGCATCTATCTGGCCGGATATTCCAATGGGACCACGAGCGATGCAGCTCTGGTCAAACTGGATGCCGCCGGCAACGTAATATGGACCAAGAAGTTCGATAGCGGCTCCAGCGACCAGTTCAATGCCGTTACTGTCGACAGGGAAGGCAACATACTGGCAACCGGATCGAAGGGGGGGCTGAATACCGACTGCATCACCAACAAATACGACGGGAGCGGCAACCTTCTCTGGTCCACAACCTATGACAGCTCATCATACAACGAGTCCGGAACCGGGATTACTACCGATGCGGACAAGAACATCATCGTTGCCAGTTCTACCTCCTCCAATAACTATCTCACCATTAAGTACGACGCTGACGGTGGGCTGCTTTGGGCACGGACATACAGTGCAGGAGCCTCATCTGTCAGCACTGCAAGGGGGATCGTTGCAGATCGGCTCGGCAATCTCTACGTTACCGGCTCTTCCCGCGCGACAACGAGTTCGACCTATGACTTCCTCACCCTCAAGTACAACCCCGAAGGCGTTGTACTCTGGAGCAAGACCTTCGACATGGGGGGGGGTGAAAACGCCTACGGCATTGCTCTCGATGGCGCAGGCAGCATATACGTGACCGGTAATTCGCAGAGTGGCGTCAACACGGACGCAGTCACTGTAAAGTATTCCGAGTTCCCGCTCATAGTAACCTCCTCGCTGCCGGAAGCTTACTCCGGCGTCTACTATGGCAGGTCCTTAGCAGTGACAGGCGGGAAGTCCCCCTACACCTGGTCCGTTGCCTCCGGCGCCCTGCCTGAGGGGCTTACGCTTGATGGCTCTTCCGGCACTATTTCCGGTGTTCCGACAGCGGCGGGTTCTTATTCCTTTGCCGTTGAGGTGGCGGATTCCGAGGGCGCCACGGCTTCAAAAGATTTCAGTGTCAGCGTTCATCCCCCTCTTGCGATAACTGTAGCATCCATGCCCGGTGCAAAAACGGGCTTGCCATACCTGGAAGGGATAAGCGGAGGCGGCGGCAAATCTCCATATTCCTGGTCGATAACATCCGGAAGCCTGCCAGATGGATTGACCTTGGACGGTGAAGCAGGGGTGATTGCAGGGACCCCGTTACTGACCGGTTCGTTTACCTTTACCGTCTTGCTTGCGGACTCCAATGGGTCCACTGTTGAAAAGCCGCTCAGCATTGTCGTCTTCCCTTACCCGCCTGTTGTTACCACATTGTCACTGGCGGTGGCCACGACAGGGGAACATTACGGCCAGACCCTGACCGCAGCCGGCGGCGACGCACCCTATACCTGGTCCGTTATCTCCGGCAGTCTCCCGTCAGGTATGACTCTCCATGGCCTGGGAACTCTCTCCGGCACTCCGTCAGCCACCGGATCTTATACCTTTGTGGTCATGGTGACCGACGCACAGGCTTCCACATCCACACAAGAGCTGACGATAAATGTTTATGAGCCGTTGCGTATCCTTACCACTGCACTTTCTTCCGGGGAGGTGGGAGTTCCCTATTTTGACGCTGTTGATGGGGCCGGGGGGAAAACCCGGTATTCATGGTCAGTCTCGTCCGGCTCACTTCCCGACGGGCTGTTCCTGGGCAGCGCGATGGGTGTCATCTCGGGGACTCCGATTGCTGCAGGTACATTTGCCTTCACTATCCAGTTGACCGACGGTAACGGCTTCACGGTATTCAAACCACTTACCGTCACGATCGATAGCCGCCAGTTAACCGTGACTACCAGCTCGTTGCCGGGTGGTGCTACCGGGGCACCATATGAACAAGCCCTTGCAGCCACAGGAGGAACATCTCCATATTCCTGGTCCATTATTTCAGGAAGCCTGCCGGACGGTCTTGTATTAAACCAAACAACAGGGGCGATTACGGGTATACCTGGGCAGGAGGGGGATTATTCCTTCACGGTAAGGGTAACTGACGCTGCCTCTGCGAGGGTGGACAGGCAGCTGGCATTGGCAGTTTCATGCTCTACACTGCCGGCAAGGGTAAACGGCTTGCTCCAATCCTATTTCGGCACGCTGCAAGCCGCTTATGCTGCAGCCGGAGATGGGAATGTGATCGAGCTGCGAAATGTCGCGTTCGCCGATAGCATCACCTTCAACAGGGGCATTCATGTGGTGATTAAAGGCGGGTACGATTGTTCATATTCGGGAAATGAAGGGCTTACTGCCATAAATGGCCCGCTGGTGATCAATGCGGGATCCATCGATGTGGAGCACCTGGTAATACGATAG
- the uvrA gene encoding excinuclease ABC subunit UvrA has product MANNRIIVKGACEHNLKCIDVEIPRDKLVVITGISGSGKSTLAFDTIYAEGQRRYVESLSAYARQFLEQMEKPDVESIEGLSPAISIEQKTTSRNPRSTVGTVTEIYDYLRLLFARVGRPYCYNCGKEITSQTVSQMVDQILGLPDGTKLSLLSPMIRGRKGEYRKELNQLRKDGFVRVVIDGTPFDLNDEITLDKNKKHDIDIVVDRLIVKEGIGRRLSDSLETALSHAEGIVKVEILGGETLLFSEALACIDCGISYPEMTPRMFSFNNPYGACPDCTGLGTRMYFDEELVVPNPDLSLREGAIAPWEKRLSGWFHLTLEALAKAYGFDIRTPFRKLPEKARQVILRGSGKEKIEFWWEEESGRRHTYTKEFEGVLNNLERRFRETDSEQVREELEKYMNVMPCPTCEGARLKKEALFIRVGGRNIRELTGLSIKDALAFFGNLRLTEKEEEIARRILKEINSRLHFLVNVGLDYLSLDRSSGTLSGGEGQRIRLATQIGSSLVGVLYILDEPSIGLHQRDNARLLQTLKHLRDIGNTVLVVEHDEETILEADHVIDMGPGAGVHGGEVVAQGTPTEIMANAASLTGRYLSGELSIAVPSTRRMPKKFISVLGASENNLKEVDVEIPVGLMTCVTGVSGSGKSTLIIDTLHRVLCQRLFRSREKAGAVRDIMGLEALDKVINIDQSPIGRTPRSNPATYTGIFAEVRDIFAQLPESKMRGYKPGRYSFNVKGGRCEACSGDGIIKIEMHFLPDVFVTCEVCKGARYNRETLEVRYKGKSIAEVLDMTVSQAVQFMENIPRIRSKLQTLEEVGLGYIKLGQSATTLSGGEAQRVKLAKELSKRATGRTIYILDEPTTGLHFADIQKLLEVLERLVEAGNTIVIIEHNLDVIKRADYIIDLGPEGGDRGGEIVATGTPEDVAKVSRSYTGQFLRKLL; this is encoded by the coding sequence ATGGCAAACAATCGAATCATCGTAAAAGGGGCGTGCGAGCACAACCTCAAGTGCATCGACGTGGAAATACCAAGAGACAAGCTGGTAGTGATAACCGGCATCTCCGGATCGGGTAAATCGACCCTCGCCTTCGACACCATCTACGCCGAGGGGCAAAGGCGCTATGTGGAATCCCTCTCCGCCTACGCACGTCAATTTCTTGAGCAGATGGAAAAACCGGATGTCGAGTCGATAGAAGGACTCTCCCCCGCTATATCCATTGAACAGAAAACGACCAGCAGAAACCCCCGCTCCACGGTAGGCACAGTTACCGAAATCTATGATTATCTTCGGCTCCTCTTTGCCCGGGTCGGACGCCCCTACTGCTACAACTGCGGCAAGGAAATTACGTCGCAAACGGTGAGCCAGATGGTGGACCAGATACTGGGCCTTCCGGATGGAACGAAACTGAGCCTCCTTTCTCCGATGATCCGTGGACGGAAGGGAGAATACAGGAAAGAGCTGAATCAGCTGCGCAAGGATGGCTTCGTCCGAGTCGTCATCGACGGCACTCCTTTCGACCTGAACGATGAAATAACCCTCGACAAGAACAAGAAGCATGACATCGACATCGTGGTGGACCGGCTCATCGTCAAAGAAGGGATCGGACGCCGCCTTTCCGATTCGCTGGAAACTGCCCTCAGCCATGCGGAGGGAATCGTCAAGGTCGAAATCCTGGGGGGAGAAACGCTCCTCTTCTCCGAAGCCCTCGCCTGCATCGACTGCGGAATCTCATACCCGGAGATGACACCGCGGATGTTCTCCTTTAACAATCCCTACGGCGCCTGCCCTGACTGCACCGGCCTCGGCACGAGGATGTATTTCGACGAGGAATTAGTGGTTCCCAATCCCGACCTTTCGCTCAGGGAAGGGGCCATAGCCCCTTGGGAGAAGCGGCTCTCGGGCTGGTTCCACCTCACACTCGAAGCGCTCGCGAAGGCATACGGCTTCGACATCCGCACCCCTTTCAGGAAACTGCCGGAAAAGGCGCGGCAGGTAATTCTTCGCGGCTCGGGAAAAGAGAAAATCGAATTCTGGTGGGAAGAAGAAAGTGGACGGCGCCACACCTACACGAAAGAATTCGAAGGCGTGCTCAACAATCTCGAACGGCGCTTCCGGGAGACCGATTCGGAGCAGGTCCGGGAGGAGTTGGAAAAGTACATGAATGTGATGCCCTGCCCCACCTGTGAAGGCGCCCGTCTGAAGAAAGAGGCGCTCTTCATTCGGGTAGGAGGGCGGAACATACGTGAGCTAACCGGCCTCTCCATCAAGGATGCCCTCGCCTTCTTCGGCAACCTCAGGCTGACGGAAAAGGAGGAGGAAATCGCCCGGCGCATTCTAAAGGAGATCAACAGCCGGCTCCACTTCCTCGTGAACGTCGGCCTGGATTACCTTTCGCTGGACCGGTCATCGGGAACGCTTTCGGGAGGCGAAGGACAGCGCATCCGCCTCGCGACCCAGATCGGCTCCAGTCTCGTCGGGGTGCTGTACATCCTGGATGAGCCGTCGATCGGGCTGCACCAGCGCGACAACGCCCGGCTCCTCCAGACCCTGAAGCATCTGCGCGATATCGGCAACACCGTCCTCGTGGTGGAGCATGACGAAGAGACGATCCTCGAAGCCGATCATGTGATTGACATGGGTCCGGGGGCGGGTGTCCACGGAGGAGAGGTCGTGGCCCAGGGAACTCCGACGGAGATAATGGCCAACGCAGCATCTCTCACCGGCAGGTATCTCTCGGGAGAGTTGAGCATCGCCGTGCCCTCCACCCGCCGCATGCCCAAAAAGTTCATCAGCGTGCTAGGAGCTTCGGAGAACAACCTGAAGGAAGTGGACGTAGAGATCCCTGTCGGCCTCATGACCTGCGTCACCGGTGTTTCCGGCTCGGGAAAATCGACCCTCATCATCGACACCCTCCATCGTGTGCTCTGCCAGCGCCTCTTCCGCAGCAGAGAAAAAGCCGGCGCCGTCAGGGACATCATGGGACTGGAAGCTCTGGACAAGGTTATCAATATCGACCAGTCCCCCATAGGCCGCACCCCCCGATCCAATCCCGCTACCTACACGGGGATTTTCGCAGAGGTACGGGATATCTTCGCCCAACTCCCAGAGTCGAAGATGCGGGGATACAAGCCGGGACGCTACTCCTTCAACGTAAAGGGGGGGCGGTGCGAGGCATGTTCGGGAGACGGCATCATCAAGATCGAGATGCACTTCCTCCCCGACGTTTTTGTCACCTGCGAGGTATGTAAAGGGGCACGATATAACCGTGAAACGCTGGAAGTGCGCTACAAGGGAAAATCCATCGCCGAAGTGCTCGACATGACGGTGAGCCAGGCGGTACAGTTCATGGAAAACATCCCCCGTATCAGGAGCAAACTGCAGACCCTGGAAGAGGTCGGGCTCGGATACATCAAACTCGGTCAGTCGGCGACGACCCTCTCGGGAGGAGAAGCCCAGAGGGTGAAGCTCGCCAAGGAGCTCTCGAAGCGTGCCACAGGCCGGACCATCTACATCCTGGACGAACCGACCACCGGCCTTCACTTCGCCGACATCCAGAAGCTGCTTGAAGTGCTTGAACGGCTGGTGGAAGCAGGCAACACCATCGTGATCATAGAGCACAATCTCGACGTGATCAAAAGAGCCGACTACATCATAGACCTGGGGCCCGAAGGGGGGGACCGGGGAGGGGAAATCGTCGCGACTGGAACTCCGGAGGATGTAGCCAAAGTCTCCAGGTCCTATACCGGCCAGTTTCTACGGAAACTGCTGTAG
- a CDS encoding COG3014 family protein, translating to MMLHPSHVPSISSTARIRLAGTLAALIFVTGCAASTTFAPYPNKITPYIQNLQTKKQIDFSRSLLNECRSSDRILYSMERGRIAQILGNFDMSLQDFMLSIEAIKEKEDRALVSASGIGAQLAAVSLNDNAIPYEGEGYERVMLHHFQAMNYLGKRDLEGAGVEIRRANAEQEDALRRFERDLEKARREAEEKQIDANPDNPVLLQQYAQLDEVAGSVKNSFQNAYTFYLSGIVYELIHQPGDAYIDYKKALEIFPENMTLQRDVFRLARQLGMTQDLEDLKGRFPLVAQGVKDDLSVPAGELVVLFEDGFVPQKQEMKIPFPVPRVGVVAMAFPMYQGRWVPPMPLYVADGGRQIGRTEPVCDIRALAVKSLKEKVPALAIRQTIRAVSKGATVKMAEEKLGPLGSFGAGLWNLLSENADLRSWITLPDNAQIMRVRLPPGSYWLSLQHDGTAAASEVGVEIREGGKTILRVVRAGSEIYSAVMSF from the coding sequence ATGATGCTCCATCCCTCTCACGTTCCTTCCATATCCAGCACTGCTCGCATCAGATTGGCCGGTACACTGGCTGCTCTGATATTCGTTACAGGGTGTGCAGCATCGACTACATTTGCACCATACCCGAACAAGATAACCCCATACATTCAGAACCTGCAGACGAAGAAGCAGATCGATTTTTCCAGGTCGCTGCTCAACGAGTGCCGGAGCAGCGACAGGATACTCTATTCTATGGAACGGGGGAGGATCGCGCAGATTCTCGGTAATTTCGACATGAGCCTGCAGGACTTTATGCTCAGCATCGAAGCTATTAAGGAGAAGGAGGACAGGGCTTTAGTCAGCGCATCCGGCATCGGCGCCCAATTAGCGGCAGTTTCCCTGAATGACAACGCCATCCCTTACGAGGGTGAGGGGTACGAGCGAGTGATGCTTCACCATTTCCAGGCGATGAACTACCTCGGTAAACGAGATCTGGAGGGGGCAGGGGTGGAAATCCGCCGCGCCAATGCGGAGCAGGAAGACGCACTGAGACGGTTTGAGAGGGATCTTGAGAAGGCACGCCGGGAGGCCGAAGAAAAGCAGATCGACGCGAATCCCGATAACCCGGTGCTGCTGCAACAGTATGCTCAACTCGATGAGGTAGCAGGGAGCGTAAAGAACTCCTTTCAGAACGCATACACCTTTTACCTTTCCGGGATTGTGTATGAGCTCATCCATCAGCCCGGAGATGCCTACATCGACTATAAAAAGGCACTTGAGATATTCCCGGAGAACATGACTCTTCAGCGGGATGTGTTCAGGCTGGCGCGGCAATTGGGCATGACTCAGGATCTGGAGGATCTGAAGGGCCGTTTCCCATTGGTTGCGCAGGGAGTGAAGGATGACCTGAGTGTTCCAGCCGGAGAGCTTGTCGTCCTGTTCGAGGATGGATTCGTCCCCCAGAAGCAGGAGATGAAAATCCCTTTTCCGGTACCAAGAGTGGGTGTGGTGGCAATGGCGTTCCCGATGTATCAGGGCAGGTGGGTTCCTCCGATGCCTCTGTATGTGGCCGATGGCGGCAGGCAGATCGGTCGCACCGAGCCCGTTTGCGACATCAGGGCTCTTGCGGTGAAATCCCTTAAGGAGAAGGTCCCGGCTCTAGCCATTCGCCAGACCATCCGGGCGGTATCCAAGGGAGCCACGGTGAAAATGGCAGAGGAGAAGCTTGGTCCCCTGGGCTCTTTTGGCGCCGGTCTGTGGAACCTGCTCAGCGAGAATGCCGATCTTCGCAGCTGGATAACTCTGCCGGATAATGCGCAGATCATGCGGGTACGTCTACCCCCCGGTTCCTACTGGCTTTCCCTTCAGCATGACGGAACTGCTGCCGCTTCGGAAGTTGGCGTTGAGATCAGGGAGGGGGGCAAGACCATATTGCGGGTTGTAAGGGCGGGATCTGAGATATACAGTGCCGTCATGTCTTTCTAG
- a CDS encoding YcfL family protein, producing the protein MIHMTRGWMGLLVLLLGMAVLNGCGTTSGIEASGKTDWNQEGERVLGKNIIINNGSLGRDVEVVDMRSAMVGDMMTAQVSLRSKDRDTINLEYRYEWFDLQGMETGSSSAWKPLLLYSRETRTVQGIAPDPRAREFKLKLREAE; encoded by the coding sequence ATGATACACATGACGCGCGGCTGGATGGGTCTATTGGTGCTCCTCCTCGGGATGGCGGTGCTGAACGGATGCGGTACGACATCCGGTATAGAGGCCTCCGGAAAAACGGATTGGAACCAGGAGGGGGAGAGGGTACTCGGAAAAAACATAATCATCAACAATGGCAGTCTCGGACGTGACGTAGAGGTTGTGGACATGCGGAGTGCCATGGTGGGCGACATGATGACGGCGCAGGTTTCTCTACGTTCGAAGGATCGGGATACCATCAACCTGGAGTATCGGTACGAGTGGTTCGATTTGCAGGGGATGGAAACGGGCAGTTCCAGTGCCTGGAAGCCGCTCCTCCTCTACAGCCGTGAGACAAGGACCGTGCAGGGAATCGCCCCTGATCCCCGTGCGCGGGAATTCAAGCTGAAGCTCCGGGAAGCCGAATGA
- the lpoB gene encoding penicillin-binding protein activator LpoB — MKIGKACVAIVSIAMALASGGCATSVQYGDAGSAKPLSTEFGSSDLQQIAEKMVDSLVAFPPVVEVTSQRRPVITVDKVKNKTMQHIDTESVTDSIRTRLIRTGKFRFIDRTTDAAAVEEIKIQQESGLVDKNTAVDFGNQIGAEYLLTSNFSEIKQKASGVTDVYYKFTMNLKNLKTGILEWSDEMEIRKVAKRSMFGS, encoded by the coding sequence ATGAAGATAGGGAAAGCTTGTGTGGCAATTGTGTCTATAGCGATGGCTCTTGCTTCCGGGGGGTGTGCAACTTCCGTTCAGTATGGCGACGCCGGATCGGCTAAGCCGCTCAGCACTGAATTCGGATCTTCCGACCTGCAGCAGATCGCGGAGAAGATGGTTGATTCGCTGGTCGCTTTCCCCCCTGTTGTCGAGGTGACGAGCCAGCGCCGTCCGGTGATTACGGTAGATAAGGTCAAGAACAAGACCATGCAGCACATAGATACCGAATCCGTAACCGATTCAATTCGTACAAGGCTCATCAGGACTGGCAAGTTCCGGTTCATCGACCGGACAACCGACGCCGCTGCCGTTGAGGAGATCAAGATACAGCAGGAGAGCGGGCTCGTGGACAAGAATACGGCGGTGGATTTCGGAAACCAGATCGGAGCCGAGTACCTGCTTACCTCGAACTTTTCGGAGATAAAGCAGAAGGCAAGCGGCGTCACCGACGTCTATTACAAGTTCACGATGAACTTGAAGAACCTGAAGACGGGTATTCTCGAATGGTCGGATGAAATGGAGATCCGCAAGGTAGCCAAGCGGTCCATGTTCGGGAGCTGA